The Anopheles coluzzii chromosome 2, AcolN3, whole genome shotgun sequence genome window below encodes:
- the LOC120949563 gene encoding endothelial differentiation-related factor 1 homolog, translating into MSESDWDTVTVLRKKAPKAATLKTESAINKARRQGIPVETTQKFNAGTNKQHVAAKNTAKLDRETDELRHKTLAPSVAKLIMQGRQAKGLSQKDLATQICEKPQIVNDYEAGRGIPNNLILGKIERIIGIKLRGKDIGTPMLPPGKK; encoded by the exons ATGTCGGAAAGCGACTGGGACACAGTGACCGTATTGCGTAAAAAGGCTCCAAAAGCGGCCACACTAAAGACTGAATCGGCCATCAATAAGGCACGCCGTCAAGGAATTCCAGTGGAGACCACACAGAAAT TCAACGCTGGAACCAACAAACAGCATGTTGCGGCTAAAAATACAGCCAAACTGGATCGCGAAACGGACGAATTGCGTCACAAAACGCTTGCACCGTCCGTTGCGAAGCTAATCATGCAGGGCCGTCAGGCGAAGGGACTGAGCCAGAAGGATCTCGCTACG CAAATTTGTGAAAAGCCACAAATCGTTAACGACTACGAGGCGGGCCGTGGCATTCCAAACAACTTGATCTTGGGCAAAATCGAGCGCATCATCGGCATTAAGCTGCGCGGTAAGGATATCGGCACACCCATGCTGCCTCCCGGTAAGAAGTGA
- the LOC120949561 gene encoding proteasome subunit beta type-1, with protein MLGIENFPEYEVPGARKVQFYPYESNGGSVVAIAGEDFAVIGADTRLSSGYSIHTRTQNKLFRLSDKTVLASTGCWCDTLALTSLVKVRMQMYKDQHQKNMSTPAVAQMLSILMYNRRFFPYYVSNVLAGLDQDGKGVVYSYDPIGHCEMTTYRAGGSAGPLLQPVLDNQIGQKNMLNADPEPVKMEKAISIIKDTFISATERDIYTGDSVIINIITKDGIKEETLHLRKD; from the exons ATGCTTGGAATCGAGAATTTCCCCGAGTACGAAGTGCCTGGAGCACGTAAGGTGCAGTTTTATCCGTACGAATCTAACGGCGG GAGTGTTGTAGCCATAGCCGGCGAGGATTTTGCCGTCATTGGTGCGGACACTCGGCTCAGTTCCGGCTACTCGATTCATACGCGTACGCAAAACAAACTGTTCCGTCTGTCGGACAAAACCGTGCTGGCGTCCACCGGTTGCTGGTGCGACACGCTCGCACTGACCAGCTTGGTGAAGGTGCGGATGCAAATGTACAAGGATCAGCATCAGAAGAACATGTCCACACCGGCCGTTGCCCAGATGCTGTCGATTCTGATGTACAACCGTCGGTTCTTCCCGTACTACGTGTCGAACGTGCTGGCTGGATTGGACCAGGACGGTAAAGGTGTCGTCTACAGCTACGATCCGATCGGCCACTGTGAAATGACAACGTACCGGGCGGGCGGATCAGCCGGACCATTGTTGCAACCGGTGCTGGACAATCAAATCGGCCAGAAGAACATGCTGAACGCGGATCCGGAACCGGTCAAAATGGAGAAAGCCATCTCGATCATCAAGGATACGTTTATTTCTGCCACGGAACGTGATATTTACACGGGTGATTCCGTTATCATCAACATTATTACTAAGGATGGCATCAAGgaagagactctgcacctccGAAAAGATTAG